The Marinobacter sp. SS13-12 sequence AAGATGGGCTGTGGTTTCAGGACGTTGGCTCATGGTGGCAGGATAACCCAACAGGAGAAGCAATATGCAGTATCTTCACACAATGATCCGGGTGAGCAACCTGGATGAGACCCTGCACTTTTTCTGCGACTTGCTCGGCATGGTCGAAATCAACCGTAAGAGCAGCGAAAAAGGCCGCTTTACCCTGGTGTTCCTGGCAGCCGCGGACGATGAAGCGAGGGCCAGAGAGGACAAGGCCCCGATGATCGAACTCACCTACAACTGGGATCCGGAAGAATATACCGGTGGCCGCAATTTCGGGCACCTGGCCTATCGGGTGGACGATATCTACGGGTTGTGCAGTCACCTGCAGGCCAATGGTGTAACCATTAACCGGCCACCCCGCGACGGCCACATGGCCTTTATCCGCTCACCGGACGGCATTTCCATCGAACTGCTCCAGAAAGGTGAAGCCCTGCCTCCGAAGGAGCCCTGGGCAAGCATGGAGAATACCGGCACATGGTAACGGTGGTACCCAAAGTGAAACCGGTTTAATCGCCGCTGGCGGGACAACCCGGCGGCCTTTGGGGTAAAATTCGCGCAAATTCAAGACAAGGACGACCCATGCTTGCAGTGATTCTTTCTGGTGGTTCCGGCACCCGCTTATGGCCGCTTTCCCGTGAAGCCTATCCCAAGCAGTTCCTGCCGGTGGTGTCTGATGAAACCCTGTTGGCGGAAACCATTGACCGTGGGCTGGCTCTCGATGAGAAAGCCAGGGTAATGGCGATCACCAACGAGGAACATCGATTCGTTGTAGCCGCCCACCTGCAGTCCCAGGCGCCGGATCGCACTGCCGGTATCATCCTGGAGCCGGTAGGCCGAAACACCGCCCCGGCAATCGCCCTGGCGGCCCTGGCGGCGGCCGAGGAGAATCCCGAGGAATTACTGCTGGTCATGCCCTCGGATCACGTGCTGAAGAACCAGGCCGTCTTTCGCCAGGCCGTCAGCCAGGGCGCAGAAGCGGCCCGGGCGGGAAAACTGGTCACTTTCGGCATTGTGCCCAG is a genomic window containing:
- a CDS encoding VOC family protein, whose amino-acid sequence is MQYLHTMIRVSNLDETLHFFCDLLGMVEINRKSSEKGRFTLVFLAAADDEARAREDKAPMIELTYNWDPEEYTGGRNFGHLAYRVDDIYGLCSHLQANGVTINRPPRDGHMAFIRSPDGISIELLQKGEALPPKEPWASMENTGTW